From one Dama dama isolate Ldn47 chromosome 4, ASM3311817v1, whole genome shotgun sequence genomic stretch:
- the DEF8 gene encoding differentially expressed in FDCP 8 homolog, whose amino-acid sequence MEYDEKLARFRQVHLNPFNKQQHEQGAGEEALDITSQARLPELPPGEPEFRCPERVMDLGLSEDHFARPVGLFLASDVQQLRQAIQECKQVILELPEHSEKQKDAVVRLIHLRLKLQELKDPNEDEPNIRVLLEHRFYKEKSKSVKQTCDKCNTVIWGLIQTWYTCTGCYYRCHSKCLNLISKPCVRSKVSHQAEYELNICPEAGLDSQDYRCAECRAPISLRGVPSEARQCDYTGQYYCSHCHWNDLAVIPARVVHNWDFEPRKVSRGSMRYLALMMSRPVLRLREINPLLFNYVEELVEIRKLRQDILLMKPYFITCREAMAARLLLQLQDRQHFVENDEMYSVQDLLDTHTGRLGCSLAETHTLFAKHIKLDCERCQAKGFVCELCREGDVLFPFDSHTSVCADCSAVFHRDCYYDNSTTCPRCARLTLRKQSLFREPGPDLDA is encoded by the exons ATGGAATATGACGAGAAGCTCGCCCGGTTCCGGCAGGTCCATCTCAACCCCTTCAACAAGCAGCAGCATGAGCAGGGGGCTGGCGAGGAGGCCCTGGACATTACTTCTCAAG CGCGCCTGCCCGAGCTGCCTCCCGGGGAGCCAGAGTTCCGCTGCCCAGAGCGTGTGATGGATCTTGGCCTGTCTGAGGACCACTTCGCTCGCCCCGTG GGCCTGTTCCTGGCCTCTGATGTTCAGCAGCTTCGGCAGGCGATCCAGGAGTGCAAGCAGGTCATCCTGGAGCTGCCAGAACACTCGGAGAAGCAGAAGGATGCTGTGGTGAGGCTCATTCACCTTCGGCTGAAGCTACAGGAGCTGAAG GACCCCAATGAGGATGAGCCCAACATTCGAGTCCTTCTTGAGCACCGCTTCTACAAGGAGAAGAGCAAGAGTGTGAAGCAGACATGTGACAAGTGTAACACAGTCATCTGGGGCCTCATTCAGACCTGGTACACCTGCACAG GGTGTTATTACCGCTGTCACAGCAAGTGTTTGAACCTCATCTCCAAGCCCTGTGTGCGGTCCAAAGTCAGCCACCAGGCTGAGTATGAGCTGAACATCTGCCCTGAGGCAGGGCTGGACAGCCAGGATTACCGCTGTGCTGAGTGCCGAGCACCCATCTCTCTGC GGGGCGTGCCCAGCGAGGCCCGGCAGTGCGACTACACTGGCCAGTACTACTGCAGCCACTGCCACTGGAACGATCTGGCTGTCATCCCAGCGCGTGTGGTGCACAACTGGGACTTCGAGCCGCGCAAG GTGTCCCGGGGCAGCATGCGCTACCTGGCGCTGATGATGTCGAGGCCAGTGCTCCGGCTCCGGGAGATCAATCCTCTGCTGTTCAACTACGTGGAGGAGCTGGTAGAGATCCGC AAGCTGCGCCAGGATATCTTGCTCATGAAGCCATATTTCATCACCTGCAGGGAGGCCATGGCAGCGCGCCTGCTCCTGCAG CTCCAGGACCGGCAGCACTTTGTGGAGAACGATGAGATGTACTCGGTGCAGGACCTGCTGGACACGCACACGGGCCGGCTGGGCTGCTCGCTAGCTGAGACCCACACGCTGTTTGCCAAGCACATCAAACTGGACTGTGAG CGGTGCCAGGCCAAGGGCTTTGTGTGTGAGCTCTGCCGGGAGGGTGACGTGCTATTCCCCTTCGACAGCCACACGTCTGTGTGCGCCGACTGCTCTGCTGTCTTCCACAG GGACTGCTACTACGACAATTCCACCACGTGCCCTAGGTGTGCGCGCCTCACCCTGCGGAAGCAGTCGCTCTTCCGGGAGCCTGGTCCAGACCTAGACGCCTGA